The Pseudorasbora parva isolate DD20220531a chromosome 19, ASM2467924v1, whole genome shotgun sequence genomic sequence AATGTAAACAAACTAATAAATTAAGGCCATTTTACAAACATGTGAACTCGTTTATATAGATACTTTCTTTCAATCAGTTGAAGCACAAGATGTTCTTTAGAATATCCCCAAAACCATCAGGGATAGACAATGTAATTTTATTTGGGGAAAGTGCCGAtctataaatgtaaatatatgcaAATAAGTGATCTCTTTGGGGCTCAAATATATTCTTTTAAAATCCACAGAGATCTTCTATGCAGCCCGAGTTTCGAAAAAACGAGGCTGCTCAGTATTCCTAAGGTTTAGCttgtgaataataataattattattgaatGTCGCCCCACCTTATTTGAATATTAATCAgattgtcgtgactcgtgacgTTTGTTGCGACCTTCCAATGCCAAAGGACTGGTGCTTGAATATTTACGACCACGCCTTTTCCATAGTAGGATTCGTAAACGTGTAAGTACGGGACCGGGAGTGATTATACTGCAGTAGGTGTGCTTGATccgtttgttttgtttgtccCGCAAAAATGTCCACAAGAAAATTCTTCGTCGGGGGAAACTGGAAAATGAACGGCGATAAAGAGACTCTGGGCGAGCTCATAATGACCTTGAATACGGCCAGTCTCAACGATGAAGCAGGTCCATGGCGTTCATTTGATGTTATGTTGTGTAACCGAGAGCGTATTAAGCAGACAgtattttaatttttcatttaaGCCAATTAGTCTAATGCATATTGATGTAATGGAAATTGTTAGACGCATCAGAGGCGTTATACATGACGTCACGTGATACTTTAAATAGATGGAGGCTCGTGTGGACGtgtttttaaatagaaataacTTATTAATTTGTGCATTAACTAGTTAATATTGATATTGAGTTGATTCTTATATGATTGAATGTAATCAGagttatgtgtgtttttttttaaagaaacgtAGACAATTTTGCATAGGCCTGATGCAGAGAACACCAAAAGGGATAGTAATTAAAAATCTGTCGTCATTTCCTCACCTcaccattaaagggttagttcacccaaaaatgaaatttgtcattgtcattaatgactcaccctaatgttgttccacacctccGTTCAtattcggaacacagtttaagatattttatatttagtctgagaccGTGTCCAAGTGTGTGGCCACTATACTGTCCATCCATATGtaacatcagttggttaatttcgaatctcttgaagcatcgaaaatacattttggtccataaataacaaaaactatgactttatttagcattgtcttctcttccgcgtttgtttttaaaacctcaaagattcaaacggtcatgaatcagcctattgattcatgattcggatcgcgtgtcaaactcaaggaggtaatctagcactcggaaagcataccacccattgctaaccaagccatcacctgctgttagcatcccattgactcccattcatttttgcgtcactttgacagtgaataactttacatctgaggcgtttaaagactccatttgtccattgtttatttctaaagaaacacaacaatgtataaaaggacTCCATTTCCTtatatcttacactatcgccccgttgaagctgtttttgttaacagtctaacgattgcgtcataaccaacgcgactgtcgcacagtagagaaatgactgtatagacaggaggagacactcgcaggcaatcttttactgtctgtcagacagtcggggggacgtggaaacataaagtccgataaagtcaagcGAGACGAGTgaggagaagccgatagtgagccaaaagggacaaaacatttaaacaacgtaattcagatttcattttttttacaactactagaagacttacaactGTCAGATAGGTTGCTCTCTTCACATCTatgtcgtcaagctcagtctgagcctgcgcagtacgctcagccatcaggaagtgagtgcctctaatTGACTTCACAATTCagcgttgaagtctatgggatcgctgtgtcaatttcttttactgtctatggtcaaactgctgaaatcatgtgacattggcgatccgaatcatgaatcaatatgctgattcaagTCAATGGTGCCTCGCAAATGTTTGGCAACCCatattcttaaaaatatattttgtgtccaaacccccccccccccccccccccaaataaaaataaaaataaaaaacgcatacaggtttggaacaacttgagggtgagtaaatgacagaattaaaatttttgggtgaacgatatcttaaatgtaaaaaatttaaaacaagTTTTTGTCCCACCCCATATGTTTCCCAAGtgcataaaaatgcatttattatataaataaccAGGGAGGAATATAAGTAATCTGGTGgaaattattaataaagtcagaggttgtaaataaaaataattataaaacaatatttcacacaaaaacgtttgtaaatgatgacacgtttcattttttttgtgtgaaatatcCATTTAGAAGTAGTCATGCTAGCTTTCATGATCATTTCACCATAACCGTGGCTTTGTCTTCATTGTTTAGAGGTGGTGTGTGGAGCACCGTCTATTTATCTCGATTATGTGAGGTCTAAGCTGGACCAGAGGATTGGTGTGGCCGCCCAGAACTGCTATAAGGTACCCAAGGGAGCCTTCACCGGGGAGATCAGGTATACATGCTTATTGGTATCTTTTATAGCATTTATGAACAACAATTTATCACCGTCCATACTGTAAAACCATATTTGTTTTTCTCTCGGCTCTAGCCCAGCGATGATTAAAGACTGCGGCATCGACTGGGTGATTCTGGGCCATTCTGAGAGGCGTCATGTGTTTGGCGAGAGTGATGAGGTTGAGAAggaatattaatttaaaatgatcTAGAAGTCAAAACCATTTTATGTCTTTGCATTTCTGTATGATGCAATCCATGCATCATTGTGATGCATATTCAGCCCTGTTTCACTCTGGAGTGGCTATTATTTtcccttgcagctgattggcCAGAAAGTGGCCCATTGCCTAGAGAATGATTTGGGTGTGATCGCCTGCATTGGGGAGAAACTAGAAGAGAGAGAAGCTGGAACCACTGAGGACGTGGTGTTCGAACAGACCAAAGTTATTGCAGGTCATTTTAAACAAATGCATGTCATTTTAGCATTGATGGCATGGATTGTCAACAAATATACTGAGCTGTCTTATTAGGaatatttattttgatggttAATATGAAATTATCAGATATTAGGTTTGTTGTCCTAACATTGCTCTTTCAAACAGTTCATTTATGTTCTAGGACCTTGTTCATGATTATATACATATTacctataaaacattaaatgccatgtttaatatttatattttatagacAATGTGAAGGACTGGGCTCGTGTGGTTTTAGCGTATGAACCAGTGTGGGCGATTGGCACTGGAAAAACTGCCACTCCTGATCAGGTAAATCTGTATTCACATAATCCATCAATAATAATATCATCATATCATATTTCAACTCCATGTTTTATAGCCTCCATTTTGTATTTATGAAATGCATATGCACTAAAGCAAGACTAATAATACAGTGCATCCAGAAGGTATTCACAGctcttcactttttccacattttatgttacGTTACAGcctcattcaaaaaaaaaattaaattcatatgtttttcctcaattctacaaacaataccccaaaatgacaatgtgaaagatgTTTGTtagaaatctttgcaaatttattaaaaataaaaaacaacaaaacaaacaaaatcacatgtacacaagtattcacagcctttaccatgacactcaaaattgagctcaagtgcatcctgtttccactgattatccttgagatgtttcgagaacttgattggagtccacctgtggtcaATTCGgttgatttggaaaggcacacacctgccTAAATAAGGTCCTACAGTTAACAGTGCACGCCAGAGCACAAACTGAGCCATGAAatccaaggaattgtctgtagacctctgagCACGGTGGCCTCCGTCATctgtaaatggaagaagtttgaaACCACCAGGACTTTTCCAATACCATCACTACAGTTAAGCATAGTGggggcagcatcatgctgtggggatgtttttcagcggcaggaAGGAACTGGaagactagtcaggatcgagggaaagatAAATCCAGCAATGTACAGTGACATCCTTGATAAGAACCTGATCCAGAttgctctggacctcagactcaAGCCAAAGTTCCTCTTCCGAAAGGAcaacgaccctaagcacacagccaagataacaaacatctctgaatgtccttgagtggcccagcttGAGGCCAGACTTGAACCTGATTGAATATCTCTGGATGGCTGTGCACAGACAtacccatccaacctgatgatGCTTGAGATGTCCTGCAAAAAAGTATGGCAGAAACTGGCCAAAAGTAAGTGTGCCAAGCTTGTtgcatcatactcaaaaaagGCTTTAATTGATACCAAAGGTGCTTCAGCAAAGAATtaagcaaaggctgtgaataactatgtatttttttatttaaataaatgtgcaaatatttcaaacaaacttctttcacgttggcattatggggtattgtttgtagaactgagggaaaaaaaattataatttaattaattttgaaataaggctgtaaccatagactgtaaaaaaatatggatgtagtgtccgtgacatcacccataagattccgataagccgttctgaagcgtaaagtaggggcgagctgggcgtcgccatcttgccAGTGAGTCATTGCAAGTCTctcccagataacagaaaatgggcaaaaaggcgagatgtgggtggagctgaggtgacgcaatgactatagactgcagataaatggctatccgcctgtcactcaaagtaaccacacccttaattatgcagaactttaaggctttatataacgtaatttacacacaaactgtaaaaaaaaaaaagtaaacgaattagttataaaaaaattcacccccctcacagttgtcatgaaggttaAAATTAGCGTATAGGCCAAAACTTTTttcagcctggtacaaattgtgttttttttttactgtaaagttaagaattttaacatggagctcaatgagattctgctcccttctggagcctgtccttagtggccagttgaggaattacagtttacattacttccgtattggcttcaagagagatcgcgggaggttgctgcttggcTGTAACagcaaaatgtggaaaaagtgaaccTTCATGTTGTTTGAAACCTCTTTAAAAcacaatttaatatatttttaatgcattctgaggtttctgtccctccattgaaagtctaggcaaaGAAAACTTAAGAAGATCCAAGATCATAAAGCCATCATGAAATAAGTCCATATGAATCAAGCAATTTAAGTCAAGTCTTGGGAAAAGATGATTAACAGTTTGAATTTAGGCCTTTATTAATAGAGCAAATCACATATGGTAAAAATGGAAGCTTGTGAGTGTATCATtccattttaaatattacatctaaaatattaaaaatgctgccttcgcaGAACGCATTCCAAGGTCGTAAGTCATCAAGGCACACCGAATCCAAAGTTAGCTTCTCTTCTCGTCTCCTGATATACCTTCATctgatttttgaaggcagcttAGATGTAATCCTTCACTatctttgatatcccacaatcctatgcTTTCCATTCGGTGACAGTTGAGCTAAAAAAGAAAGATGGCATCTGAAAGTTGCGGTtggtggtcagtttgtgtgtaaatgtaagtTTTTGACAAGTCAGTTTATCAATTTTGCTGTCATTTTTTAGCATGAAATTACTATTATAGTTCATATTCACTTAGTTTTCACCAAAGCTTGCTTTATTTTGCTGTAAACCATTTAACTGTAATGCTACCTCAGAAGTTTCTCAGAAATCAGTTTTGTGACGTGCCTTCATGTCTAAACTCTGCAAAGTCATTGGGCAGCAAGGCAACAAGATTTCAGACGTAGCCAGTATTCAAAAAAGCATAATGGGGGGATTTCAGTATTTCAGTTCATGATCA encodes the following:
- the tpi1a gene encoding triosephosphate isomerase A, coding for MSTRKFFVGGNWKMNGDKETLGELIMTLNTASLNDEAEVVCGAPSIYLDYVRSKLDQRIGVAAQNCYKVPKGAFTGEISPAMIKDCGIDWVILGHSERRHVFGESDELIGQKVAHCLENDLGVIACIGEKLEEREAGTTEDVVFEQTKVIADNVKDWARVVLAYEPVWAIGTGKTATPDQAQEVHEKLRGWLRANVSDAVADSLRIIYGGSVTGGNCKELASQADIDGFLVGGASLKPEFVDIINARS